In a single window of the Phocoena phocoena chromosome 14, mPhoPho1.1, whole genome shotgun sequence genome:
- the IL1F10 gene encoding LOW QUALITY PROTEIN: interleukin-1 family member 10 (The sequence of the model RefSeq protein was modified relative to this genomic sequence to represent the inferred CDS: substituted 1 base at 1 genomic stop codon), with the protein MCSLPMAIYYIIKDADQKALCTRDRHLLVGDPAADNCRAGMICILPNRGLGHTSFPVFLGIQGGSRCLACVETGEGPSLQLEVRDRALFWGPLQTWAGLQGALASLRSSVDSGQVHTSLLLRFPPSFPAPSTQTLASRTFRGQFPGERATLSGPLLAKPQKPRGLTRNQQSYPTAAFRLEAASXPDWFLCGSAEPQDPVRLTKESEPSACTELYFEQSR; encoded by the exons ATGTGCTCCCTCCCCATGGCAATATACTACAT AATTAAGGATGCAGATCAGAAGGCTCTGTGCACGAGAGACCGCCACCTCCTGGTGGGGGATCCCGCCGCAGACAACTGCCGTGCAGGA ATGATCTGCATACTCCCCAACAGAGGCCTGGGCCACACCAGTTTCCCCGTCTTCCTGGGGATCCAGGGAGGCAGTCGTTGCCTGGCATGTGTGGAGACAGGGGAGGGGCCTTCCCTGCAGCTGGAGGTGAGAGACCGCGCCCTGTTCTGGGGGCCCCTGCAGACCTGGGCTGGCCTCCAGGGTGCTCTGGCATCTCTGCGCTCATCTGTGGACTCTGGCCAGGTCCACACATCCCTCCTGTTGAGGTTTCCACCATCTTTCCCTGCACCCAGCACCCAGACCCTTGCCTCCAGAACCTTCAGAGGGCAATTCCCTGGGGAAAGAGCCACCCTCTCAGGTCCCTTGTTGGCCAAGCCCCAGAAGCCTCGAGGGCTGACACGCAATCAGCAATCTTATCCAACCGCCGCCTTCAGGCTGGAGGCTGCTTCCTGACCTGACTGGTTTCTCTGTGGCTCGGCTGAGCCCCAAGATCCTGTACGACTCACCAAAGAGAGTGAGCCCTCAGCCTGCACTGAGCTCTACTTTGAACAGAGTCGGTAG